One Pseudobacteroides sp. genomic window carries:
- a CDS encoding ABC transporter substrate-binding protein has translation MRKTFLKLAMIIIAILFLLPSCSPKNNNIEPNDSRSSQVENKVVLGFSQVGAESDWRTANSESIQSAAQAQGIKLIFSNAQQKQENQIKAIRSFIAQKVDIIAFSPIVESGWEDVLNEAKIAGIPVIVMDRAIDIQDKTLYVTHIGSDFEEEGRKAGRWLLEKVKNIKGSFNVVELRGTFGSSPTNGRSKGFEEIIKPNTFIKMIGCKYGDFMKSKGKEIMENFLKSEGNRIHVVYSHNDDMALGAVEAIEEYGLKPGKDIIIISIDAVKAAFDAMIEGKINCTVECNPLQGPELMKAVKSIMNGTPLPKRIIINEGIFPQDVAKSELPNRKY, from the coding sequence ATGAGGAAAACTTTCTTGAAATTGGCTATGATTATAATTGCTATATTATTTTTGTTACCATCATGCTCACCCAAAAATAATAATATAGAACCGAATGATTCACGAAGTTCACAGGTAGAAAACAAAGTGGTCTTAGGGTTTTCCCAGGTGGGTGCTGAGAGTGACTGGCGCACCGCCAACTCAGAATCCATTCAATCTGCAGCCCAAGCCCAAGGCATAAAGTTGATATTTTCCAATGCACAACAAAAACAGGAAAATCAGATTAAGGCTATTCGCTCATTTATAGCCCAAAAGGTTGATATTATTGCTTTTTCACCTATCGTAGAAAGCGGTTGGGAAGACGTACTAAACGAAGCCAAAATTGCAGGTATACCTGTCATAGTTATGGATAGGGCAATTGATATACAGGATAAGACCTTATATGTTACCCACATCGGGTCCGATTTCGAGGAGGAAGGAAGAAAAGCCGGCAGATGGCTTTTGGAAAAGGTTAAGAATATTAAAGGGAGTTTCAATGTTGTTGAGCTTAGAGGCACATTTGGTTCATCACCGACAAACGGCAGGAGCAAAGGCTTTGAGGAAATCATAAAACCCAATACATTCATAAAAATGATTGGATGTAAGTATGGGGATTTTATGAAATCTAAAGGCAAAGAGATAATGGAAAACTTTTTAAAATCGGAAGGAAATCGCATTCATGTGGTATATTCACATAATGATGACATGGCATTGGGAGCAGTTGAAGCAATAGAAGAATACGGCCTAAAACCCGGGAAAGATATAATTATAATTTCCATAGATGCTGTAAAAGCAGCATTCGATGCTATGATAGAAGGAAAGATCAACTGCACCGTTGAATGTAATCCCCTTCAAGGGCCTGAATTGATGAAGGCTGTGAAAAGCATTATGAATGGGACACCTCTTCCCAAAAGGATTATTATAAATGAAGGAATTTTCCCTCAGGATGTGGCAAA